One genomic segment of Oenanthe melanoleuca isolate GR-GAL-2019-014 chromosome 5, OMel1.0, whole genome shotgun sequence includes these proteins:
- the EXOC3L4 gene encoding exocyst complex component 3-like protein 4, with amino-acid sequence MELDTRSVTSEPASPMNSPEKDKMEVCSELSSPDSQSRDSGFFERGIKTVFSIRKSIRSLKKEREKEDTGTWNAKRLLRTLRSYEENKPTICNSVEKIVEICEPIEAKPLSVMEINELIQKRQLLEAFASIKLMEDETISGRDSEKYSDNPQEFVRKSKDVDLLYNSITNAIQSIVEETLEDPTLQPTMLISMVTLIAHEEAAHPNTDNAAHPGSDLLGRPRKWREKWREAINESARKRVLKAPMAPRQEGTSWLDFHLHFLQEHLREDLLKIKSSVKKCYPEEYQVCDTYVEAFHNAIASHLQELSQGPLDFQELYTLLDWVANTYHSELFLGHPELKPEVKTENLSLLLTPADWDKLKNDYIASAKGKIKSYFGNILRLEVTEKWEKEVHSEEKENLYHDSLSFDIQTIIGQHVKLSGAISRSLETKMLELCMAELLEFIPRFEQEFVAWSTAQDSPIFVPYLVAYINSFHDLVSGLETAFKVNTEELQKILAALTRNFTNIFLTKLRTKTQPLLKKILTKNWILATEKPDSLALAVSQFSEHLQHMREPLGQELLHEVHKYVVKEYVTQVIKPRWKMNRETRQQVSRKMSLEAAIIHNTLIDQGSDADWLLPAINHIASIIGEKKKDKIKAYVKELCQDYPDIRKEHVLAILALRGLGRARRAAIFRQARHAQERSDRREDSSDRREDSSDRREGSSDRREGSSDRREGSSDRREDSSDRREDSSDRREGSALFAEIEVPVIISCF; translated from the exons ATGGAATTAGACACAAGGAGTGTGACCTCAGAACCAGCCTCTCCAATGAACAGTCCAGAGAAGGATAAGATGGAAGTCTGTTCTGAACTGAGCAGCCCagattcccagagcagggacagtgggTTCTTTGAAAGAGGTATTAAAACAGTGTTTAGCATCCGGAAATCAATACGAAGtctgaaaaaagagagagagaaggaagacaCTGGCACTTGGAATGCAAAAAGACTTCTGCGAACACTCAGGAGCTACGAGGAGAACAAACCCACAATCTGCAATAGTGTGGAGAAGATTGTTGAAATATGTGAGCCCATTGAAGCAAAACCTCTTTCAG TAATGGAAATCAATGAACTTATTCAGAAAAGACAACTTTTGGAAGCATTTGCAAGTATCAAGTTAATGGAAGATGAGACTATCTCTGGACGGGATTCTGAGAAATACAGTGATAATCCCCAGGAGTTTGTACGGAAATCCAAGGATGTGGATTTGCTTTATAACTCCATCACAAATGCAATCCAGTCCATAGTGGAGGAAACACTGGAGGATCCCACTTTACAGCCTACCATGCTGATCTCCATGGTGACTTTAATTGCCCATGAAGAAGCAGCTCATCCCAACACAGACAATGCTGCTCATCCTGGGTCAGACTTGCTCGGCAGGCCCAGAAAGTGGAGGGAGAAATGGAGGGAAGCTATCAACGAGAGCGCAAGAAAAAGGGTTCTGAAGGCACCCATGGCACCAAGGCAAGAAGGAACTTCTTGGCTCGATTTCCACTTACACTTCCTCCAGGAACACCTGAGGGAAGATTTACTGAAAATCAAGTCATCAGTTAAAAAATGCTATCCAGAGGAGTACCAGGTGTGTGACACATATGTGGAAGCTTTTCACAATGCCATTGCCTCGCATTTGCAAGAACTCTCCCAGGGACCACTGGATTTCCAGGAACTCTACACCTTGCTTGACTGGGTGGCCAACACCTACCACAg TGAACTCTTTCTGGGTCATCCTGAGCTCAAACCAGAGGTTAAGACAGAAAACCTGTCCTTGCTGTTAACACCAGCTGATTGGGATAAACTGAAAAACGATTACATTGCTTCTGCAAAG GGGAAAATCAAAAGTTATTTTGGAAACATCCTGAGACTAGAGGTTACagagaagtgggagaaggaagTCCAttcagaagagaaggaaaacctcTACCACGATTCACTCTCCTTTGATATTCAAACG ATCATTGGGCAGCACGTGAAGTTATCTGGAGCTATCAGCAGAAGCCTGGAAACAAAAATGCTTGAGTtgtgcatggcagagctgcttgAATTCATACCAAG GTTTGAGCAGGAGTTCGTGGCGTGGAGCActgcccaggacagccccaTCTTCGTGCCCTATTTGGTTGCCTACATCAACAGCTTCCATGACCTGGT GTCAGGCTTAGAAACAGCATTTAAAGTCAATACTGAAGAACTGCAGAAGATTTTGGCAGCTCTGACAAGGAActtcacaaacatttttttaacaaaattaagAACAAAAACACAG CCACTCCTTAAGAAAATCCTGACCAAGAACTGGATTTTGGCGACGGAAAAGCCGGACTCGCTGGCGTTGGCAGTCTCACAGTTCtctgagcacctgcagcacaTGAGGGAGCCCCTGGGGCAG GAGCTTCTACATGAAGTTCATAAATATGTGGTGAAGGAATATGTCACACAGGTCATCAAACCCAGATGGAAAATGAACAGGGAGACACGTCAGCAAGTGAGCAGAAAAATGAGCCTGGAAGCTGCAATCATTCACAATACACTCATTGATCAG GGCTCTGACGCTGACTGGCTCCTCCCTGCCATCAATCACATTGCCAGTATCAttggggagaagaaaaaagacaagatCAAGGCATATGTcaaggagctgtgccaggactATCCAGATATCAG gaaggagcacGTGCTGGCCATCCTGGCGCTGCGGGGGCTGGGGCGCGCCCGGAGAGCGGCGATCTTCCGGCAGGCGCGCCACGCACAGGAGCGCTCCGACAGACGGGAGGACAGCTCCGACAGACGGGAGGACAGCTCCGACAGACGGGAGGGCAGCTCCGACAGACGGGAGGGCAGCTCCGACAGACGGGAGGGCAGCTCCGACAGACGGGAGGACAGCTCCGACAGACGGGAGGACAGCTCCGACAGACGGGAGGGCAGCGCGCTCTTCGCTGAAATTGAGGTTCCCGTGATCATCAGCTGCTTCTAG